From Anaerohalosphaera lusitana, one genomic window encodes:
- a CDS encoding beta-N-acetylhexosaminidase, which produces MYRIRNLILTLLILCTAAPLIAADINIIPKPQMLKERPGSFTLTPDTQLVVPGPGKPAAQYLAAAIEPAAGCDLTITDKQTPGKPAIIFTTCAEVTTHGPEGYHLLVTEDKITITADAPAGFFYAVQTLRQLLPPQIESDTKITGTDWTIPAVLIHDQPRFGWRGFMLDESRHFFGKEQVKKLLDRMAFHKLNRFHWHLTDEQGWRIEIKKYPKLTTIGGIGNATNPDAPARFYTQEDIREIVAYAAKRHIMIIPEIDMPGHAKAAVTAYPEHAGGPSTFNPASEATYAFLEDIITEVADLFPAPYLHLGADEVRYWIKHWNDNEDVKKLMADKNFKNVHQVELYFIERMIGVINSKGKTAIGWDEIVDANITPQEAVVMWWRHNKSNQLKKAIEQNFKVVMCPRNPTYWDYAQAKGHPNTGWGIVNNHTNMIPFPDFPEKWTDEQKDLVLGIQANLWTEHVESVKRYEFQIFPRMASLAESAWTDPEQKSVENFESRLKPFLDRYEQWDIYYYNPFKPDSTPCPPWPKKK; this is translated from the coding sequence ATGTACCGAATCCGCAACCTCATCCTAACCCTGCTCATCCTCTGCACCGCAGCCCCGCTCATCGCAGCCGACATCAACATCATCCCCAAACCTCAAATGCTCAAGGAACGCCCCGGCAGCTTCACCCTCACCCCCGACACCCAACTCGTCGTCCCCGGACCAGGCAAACCCGCAGCCCAGTACCTCGCCGCCGCCATCGAACCCGCCGCCGGCTGCGACCTCACCATCACCGACAAGCAAACCCCCGGCAAACCCGCGATCATCTTCACGACCTGCGCCGAAGTAACCACCCACGGCCCCGAAGGCTACCACCTCCTCGTAACCGAAGACAAGATCACCATCACCGCCGACGCCCCGGCAGGCTTCTTCTACGCCGTCCAGACCCTCCGCCAGCTCCTGCCCCCGCAGATCGAATCCGACACAAAGATCACCGGCACCGACTGGACCATCCCCGCCGTCCTCATCCACGACCAGCCCCGCTTCGGCTGGCGAGGCTTCATGCTCGACGAATCCCGCCACTTCTTCGGCAAGGAACAAGTCAAAAAACTCCTCGACCGCATGGCCTTCCACAAGCTAAACCGCTTCCACTGGCACCTCACCGACGAACAAGGCTGGCGCATCGAAATAAAAAAATACCCTAAACTCACCACCATCGGCGGCATAGGCAATGCAACAAACCCAGACGCCCCCGCCAGATTCTACACCCAGGAAGATATCCGCGAAATTGTCGCATACGCTGCCAAGCGACACATCATGATCATCCCCGAGATCGACATGCCCGGCCACGCAAAGGCCGCAGTCACCGCATACCCAGAACACGCAGGCGGACCCTCCACATTCAACCCCGCCTCCGAAGCGACATATGCATTTCTCGAAGACATTATCACCGAGGTCGCCGACCTCTTCCCCGCACCATACCTGCATCTCGGTGCCGACGAGGTACGCTACTGGATCAAGCACTGGAACGATAACGAAGACGTCAAAAAGCTCATGGCCGATAAAAACTTCAAAAATGTCCACCAGGTCGAGCTCTACTTCATCGAGCGGATGATCGGCGTGATAAACTCCAAAGGCAAAACCGCCATCGGCTGGGATGAGATCGTCGACGCCAACATCACCCCGCAAGAGGCCGTAGTAATGTGGTGGCGCCACAACAAATCCAACCAGCTAAAAAAGGCCATCGAACAAAACTTTAAAGTGGTAATGTGCCCCCGCAACCCGACCTACTGGGACTACGCCCAGGCCAAGGGTCATCCAAACACCGGCTGGGGCATCGTCAACAACCACACTAACATGATCCCCTTCCCGGACTTCCCGGAAAAGTGGACAGACGAGCAAAAGGACCTCGTCCTCGGCATACAGGCCAACCTCTGGACCGAACACGTCGAATCCGTCAAACGCTATGAGTTCCAGATATTCCCCCGAATGGCAAGCCTCGCAGAATCCGCCTGGACCGACCCCGAACAAAAGTCAGTAGAAAACTTCGAGTCCCGCCTCAAACCCTTCCTCGACCGCTACGAACAATGGGACATCTACTACTACAACCCCTT
- a CDS encoding PEP-CTERM sorting domain-containing protein, translating into MAGTAEALDLAAANGKSLNRYDLETGVGENVFSSAYASVHGVAFDSRNDDIYYVTTQSWYNDINRNGVSIYGYHDNSIRMSNLAFDPASRNLVIQYDDVRSPSTYFTRYTSVQTRNVDTSATNIVARRGMWTITGWSGYYDPSPIWAKVHDYADVAVDSFNGKVYWTDRLEGTVLRRNLDGSGDVETIYSGLDNPYSLSLDVGSSKLFLSDDTGILSGSMDGAGALSDIVLFTGDRPSSVDVDPFSRELYWTQDGFVKKANYDGSGAADVTNAAGNAIGAMTIALGHDAGRTAGYAFSADVVIDASASFSGVEVNDTVSFFESGFGEGYEFCVEGTSFSSVMLSDLAGGDFEVLLWDGSEFVLDGQVSAGEGYSFAAGVERFRLLGVGLDMSGELPGSIVTGLSFADATAADVSISVVPEPATVMLLGLGGVVLLRRRR; encoded by the coding sequence ATGGCTGGGACGGCGGAGGCGCTGGATCTTGCGGCTGCTAACGGCAAGAGTCTGAACAGGTATGACCTTGAGACGGGCGTGGGGGAGAATGTCTTTTCGAGTGCGTATGCTTCCGTGCACGGAGTTGCTTTTGACAGCCGGAACGATGACATATATTACGTGACCACGCAGAGCTGGTATAATGATATCAACAGGAACGGTGTTTCAATATATGGGTATCATGACAACAGCATCAGGATGAGCAATCTTGCGTTTGATCCGGCGAGTCGGAACCTTGTGATACAGTATGACGATGTGCGGTCGCCTTCGACTTATTTTACGCGGTATACGTCGGTGCAGACGCGGAACGTGGATACGAGTGCGACCAATATCGTGGCTCGCAGGGGGATGTGGACGATAACCGGGTGGAGCGGTTATTATGACCCGTCGCCGATATGGGCGAAGGTCCATGATTATGCAGACGTGGCGGTGGATTCGTTCAATGGGAAGGTTTACTGGACGGACAGGCTGGAAGGGACGGTACTGCGGCGGAACCTGGACGGATCGGGTGATGTGGAGACGATTTACAGCGGGCTGGATAACCCGTATTCGCTGTCGCTGGACGTAGGAAGTTCGAAGCTGTTTTTATCGGATGATACCGGGATACTGAGCGGGAGTATGGACGGTGCGGGGGCGCTGAGTGATATTGTCTTGTTCACGGGGGACAGGCCTTCGAGTGTCGATGTCGATCCGTTCTCGCGTGAGCTTTACTGGACGCAGGATGGATTCGTGAAGAAGGCGAATTATGACGGTTCGGGTGCTGCTGATGTGACGAATGCGGCGGGGAACGCGATAGGGGCGATGACGATAGCACTGGGGCACGATGCGGGCAGGACGGCGGGGTACGCTTTTTCTGCTGATGTGGTTATCGATGCGTCGGCAAGTTTCAGCGGGGTGGAAGTGAACGATACGGTGAGCTTTTTTGAATCGGGCTTTGGTGAAGGTTACGAATTTTGCGTGGAGGGGACGAGCTTTTCGTCGGTGATGCTTTCGGATCTTGCGGGGGGCGATTTCGAGGTTCTGCTTTGGGACGGCAGCGAGTTTGTGCTGGACGGGCAGGTGTCGGCGGGTGAGGGTTATTCGTTTGCGGCAGGGGTAGAGCGTTTCAGGCTGTTGGGGGTCGGGCTGGATATGAGCGGTGAGCTGCCGGGCAGTATTGTGACGGGGCTCAGTTTTGCGGATGCTACGGCGGCGGATGTTTCGATCAGCGTTGTGCCCGAGCCTGCGACGGTTATGCTGCTGGGGCTGGGGGGTGTTGTGCTGCTGCGCAGGAGGCGGTGA
- a CDS encoding Gfo/Idh/MocA family oxidoreductase has translation MKINRRSFLKKTAAATGALSIPTIVPSSVFGKNAPSNRVNIGCIGVGNQGSGLMKNVLYNDQAQVVAVCDCFASRRQAALDTIKDIYTQTGKESRINAKAYADFRELLAREDIDGITVATPDHWHVPIACHAVRAGKDMYVEKPLGVSMKDGFKLRNLVRDKKAIFQYGTMQRSDHYFRFACELVRNGYIGQLQKMDVWCENIGDHQYTKTMPKTQPVPEDLDYDQWIGPAPMKPYCDVRVSNLGAWHIYDYALGFIAGWGAHPLDIAQWGNNSDDTAPIHYEGTGTVPSGGLFDTVSFWDLHCTYANGVKMHFMDHATAIPVVSKYHPELRRHGTTFHGTDGWISVRRGAIDFSDETLRRVKLKEDETHLYNSKTHMGNFIECIKTRKKPISTIEAAVQSDLISHLSNAVVRLKRPIKWDPKNERIINDQEATKMLDRPKRSPGRYK, from the coding sequence ATGAAAATTAATCGAAGAAGTTTCTTAAAAAAAACTGCCGCAGCAACTGGTGCTCTTTCTATTCCGACAATCGTACCCTCAAGTGTCTTTGGCAAAAATGCACCCAGTAACCGCGTCAATATTGGCTGTATTGGGGTTGGAAATCAGGGTTCAGGCCTGATGAAAAATGTTCTCTATAATGATCAGGCCCAGGTTGTCGCAGTATGCGACTGCTTTGCATCGCGACGGCAAGCAGCACTGGATACGATTAAAGATATCTACACACAGACCGGTAAAGAGTCACGTATCAACGCCAAAGCGTATGCGGATTTTCGCGAACTGCTCGCCCGAGAAGACATTGATGGGATTACGGTCGCAACGCCGGATCACTGGCACGTCCCGATCGCCTGCCATGCGGTCCGAGCCGGTAAAGATATGTATGTTGAAAAACCGTTAGGGGTCTCTATGAAAGATGGCTTCAAACTGCGTAATTTGGTTCGCGATAAAAAAGCAATCTTTCAATATGGAACCATGCAGCGGTCAGATCATTATTTCAGGTTTGCCTGTGAACTGGTACGAAACGGGTACATCGGCCAGCTTCAAAAGATGGATGTCTGGTGTGAAAATATCGGCGACCATCAATACACCAAAACAATGCCTAAAACGCAACCGGTCCCCGAGGACCTGGATTATGACCAGTGGATCGGCCCCGCTCCGATGAAACCTTACTGCGATGTGCGTGTCAGCAACCTGGGTGCCTGGCATATCTATGACTATGCACTCGGCTTTATTGCTGGGTGGGGAGCCCACCCGCTGGATATCGCCCAGTGGGGCAATAATTCTGACGATACCGCTCCGATCCATTACGAGGGAACCGGAACTGTTCCATCCGGCGGTTTATTTGACACGGTTTCGTTCTGGGACCTCCACTGTACGTATGCCAACGGTGTCAAAATGCACTTTATGGATCACGCTACAGCTATCCCGGTGGTCAGTAAATATCACCCTGAACTAAGACGTCACGGCACGACGTTTCACGGGACCGATGGCTGGATATCTGTCAGGCGTGGAGCAATTGATTTCAGTGATGAAACCTTAAGAAGAGTCAAACTCAAAGAAGATGAGACCCACTTGTATAATAGTAAAACGCACATGGGCAACTTTATTGAATGTATTAAAACTCGAAAGAAGCCCATATCGACCATTGAAGCGGCCGTCCAATCCGATCTGATTTCACATTTGTCAAATGCCGTTGTTCGACTCAAGCGACCAATCAAATGGGATCCGAAAAATGAGAGGATCATAAATGATCAGGAAGCGACAAAAATGCTTGACAGACCCAAACGGAGCCCTGGACGCTATAAATAA
- a CDS encoding AAA family ATPase yields the protein MSDVERLKQLIAAGYPCISIVTHEEDQALETVRAAVMELQRGLLIWSIGYGVREGLLADSPAEPETDKPETGLCHFAMAKNNPVRVALDLNQHLTGAGSELTLRVLRDTIHRIEKNDGTLILINPNDDLPPVIKSHCTPFELALPTEDQLEQLIKDTLRECHRKTPIEIGITRRGMNAIIKNLRGLTRRQARRLVCDCVADDRRFDDEDVNRVLAGKRKVLQSDGLLEYVETPLDLDEIGGMKNLKRWLKHRKNAFKDEASNFGLKPPRGVLMLGVQGAGKSLCAKAIATAWQQPLLRMDPGSLFNKYIGESEQNLRKALNQTEMMSPVILWIDEIEKAFASASGQSNDGGLSRRMFGSLLTWMQEHEHPVFLVATANDIESLPPELLRKGRFDEIFFVGLPKQAARKAIIKIHLKKRNRNPEDFDMDKLIELSDGYSGAEIEQAVVSSLHDAYENNGKLTTEMIATALKNSPPLSVTMAEKINDLYAWAEDRTVPAD from the coding sequence ATGTCAGACGTCGAACGTCTCAAACAGCTCATCGCCGCAGGCTACCCCTGCATCTCCATCGTCACCCACGAAGAGGACCAGGCCCTCGAAACCGTCCGCGCCGCCGTCATGGAACTCCAGCGAGGCCTGCTCATCTGGTCCATCGGCTACGGCGTCCGCGAAGGCCTCCTCGCAGACTCGCCCGCCGAACCCGAAACCGACAAACCCGAGACCGGCCTCTGCCACTTCGCCATGGCCAAAAACAACCCCGTCCGCGTCGCCCTCGACCTCAACCAGCACCTCACCGGCGCCGGCAGCGAACTCACCCTCCGCGTACTCCGCGACACCATCCACCGCATCGAGAAAAACGACGGCACACTCATTCTCATCAACCCCAACGACGACCTACCGCCCGTCATCAAGTCCCACTGCACCCCCTTCGAACTCGCCCTGCCCACCGAGGACCAGCTCGAACAGCTCATCAAGGACACACTCCGCGAATGCCACCGCAAAACCCCCATCGAGATCGGCATCACCCGTCGCGGCATGAACGCCATCATCAAAAACCTCCGCGGCCTCACCCGCCGACAGGCCCGCCGCCTCGTCTGCGACTGCGTAGCCGACGACCGACGCTTCGACGACGAAGACGTAAACCGCGTCCTAGCCGGCAAACGAAAGGTCCTCCAGTCCGACGGCCTGCTCGAATACGTCGAAACCCCGCTCGACCTCGACGAGATCGGCGGCATGAAAAACCTAAAACGCTGGCTCAAACACCGAAAGAACGCATTCAAGGACGAAGCCTCCAACTTCGGCCTAAAACCCCCTCGCGGCGTTCTCATGCTAGGCGTCCAGGGCGCCGGTAAAAGCCTCTGCGCAAAAGCCATCGCAACCGCCTGGCAGCAGCCTCTACTCCGCATGGACCCCGGCTCGCTGTTCAACAAATACATCGGCGAATCCGAACAGAACCTCCGCAAGGCCCTCAACCAGACCGAAATGATGTCCCCCGTCATCCTCTGGATCGACGAAATAGAAAAGGCATTCGCCTCCGCCTCCGGCCAGTCAAACGACGGCGGCCTCTCACGCAGAATGTTCGGCTCACTCCTCACCTGGATGCAGGAACACGAACACCCCGTCTTCCTCGTCGCCACCGCAAACGACATCGAATCCCTGCCCCCCGAACTGCTCCGAAAGGGCCGATTCGACGAAATATTCTTCGTGGGCCTGCCCAAACAAGCCGCCCGCAAGGCCATCATAAAGATTCACCTCAAAAAGCGAAACCGCAACCCCGAAGATTTCGACATGGACAAACTCATCGAACTCTCCGACGGTTACAGCGGCGCTGAGATCGAACAAGCCGTAGTCTCCTCCCTCCACGACGCATACGAAAACAACGGCAAACTGACCACCGAAATGATCGCAACCGCCCTCAAAAACTCACCACCCCTATCAGTAACAATGGCCGAAAAAATAAACGACCTATACGCCTGGGCCGAAGACCGAACCGTCCCAGCAGACTAA